The Pseudomonas sp. MM223 genome segment TTTGCCGTGTACCTGCCACCGCAGGCCGAGCAGGGCGAGAAGCTGCCGGTGCTGTACTGGCTTAGCGGCCTTACCTGCACCGATGAGAACTTCATGCAGAAGGCCGGCGCCCAGCGCATGGCCGCAGAGCTTGGGCTGATCATCGTGGCACCCGACACCAGCCCGCGTGGCGAGCAGGTGCCGGGCGATCCGGACGGCGCCTGGGACTTCGGCCTGGGGGCCGGCTTCTACCTCAATGCCACCCAGCAACCCTGGGCCCAGCACTACCGCATGCACGACTATGTGGTAGAGGAGTTGCCGGCGCTGATCGAGGCGCACTTCCCGGCATCGGGCGAGCGCAGCATCAGTGGCCACTCCATGGGTGGGCATGGCGCACTGGTGTGCGCTTTGCGCAACCCGGGGCGCTACCGTTCGGTATCGGCGTTTTCGCCGATCAGCAACCCGATGGATTGCCCGTGGGGCGAGAAGGCCTTCAGCCGCTACCTGGGTGAAGACCGGGCGCGCTGGCGCGAGTGGGATGCCAGCGTGCTGCTGGCTGAAACCCCAGCTGGCGAGTGCCCGCCATTGCTGGTTGACCAGGGTGACCGTGACGACTTCCTCGAAAAGCAGCTCAAGCCTGAAGCGCTGGAGCAGGCGGCGCGCAAAGGGGGCCATGAAATGACCCTGCGTCTGCAGCCGGGCTATGACCATAGCTACTACTTCATTGCCAGCTTCATCGAGGAGCACCTGCGCCATCATGCGGTGGCACTGGGCCGGGGTTAACGCATAACTGCGGTGTTTGCCTCATCGCCTGTAGGAGCAGCCTTGTGCTGCGAATGGGCTGCGAAGCAGACCCTGGAGTTTAGCGCTATCGCCGATATTGCCGGGGCCGCTTTGCGGCCCATTCGCAGCACAAGGCTGCTCCTACAACGACGGCCCCAATACCCGCTAAAGCAGGTAGAATCACGCCCTGACTCATTCAGGGCGTTTTTCTATGCGTATTGGCCATGGCTACGATGTGCACCGTTTCTGCGACGGTGATTTCATTACCCTGGGCGGGGTGCGTATCCCCCACAAATACGGCCTGCTGGCCCATTCCGACGGCGACGTGCTGCTGCACGCCCTGAGCGATGCCTTGCTGGGCGCTGCGGCGCTGGGCGACATCGGCAAGCACTTCCCCGACACCGACCCACAATTCAAGGGTGCCGACAGCCGCGTGCTGCTGCGCCATGTGGTCGGCATCGTCAAGGCCAAGGGCTGGAAGGTCGGCAATGTCGACGCCACCATCGTCGCCCAGGCGCCGAAGATGGCCCCGCACATCGAGACCATGCGCCAGCTGATCGCCGAAGACCTGCAGGTCGAGCTCGACCAGGTCAACGTCAAGGCCACCACGACTGAAAAGCTGGGCTTCACCGGCCGTGAGGAAGGGATTGCCGTGCATTCGGTCGCCCTGCTGCTGCCAGCATGACCGAACTGGAACTGCTGGGCCCGCGCGCATCGGGCGAACCCTTGGGTACCGCTGTCCTCAAGGCGGTGGCCGAAGACTTCCAGGTCGACGAAGTGCTGGACATCCCACTGTCCGGCCAGGGCGAGCACCTGTGGCTGTGGGTTGAAAAGCGTGACCTGAACACCGAAGAGGCTGCCCGCCGGCTGGCGCGTGCCGCAGGCGTGCCGGTGCGCTCGATCAGCTACGCCGGGCTCAAGGACCGTCAGGCCCTGACCCGCCAGTGGTTCAGCCTGCACCTGCCGGGCAAGGCCGACCCGGACCTGTCGCGCGCTGAAGATGCCAGCCTGCGCGTGCTCAAGCAGGTACGCCACCAGCGCAAACTGCAGCGTGGCGCGCATTCGGCCAACGGCTTCACCCTGCGTCTGACGGCCCTGGCTGCCGACCACCAGGCTGTGGATGCACGCCTGGCACAGCTCAAGCAGCACGGTGTGCCCAACTATTTCGGCACCCAGCGCTTCGGCCATGGCGGTGGTAACGTCCACGACGCCCTCGACTGGGCCGCACGCAGCGCGTTGCCCGAGCAGCGCAACGTGCGTTCGCGCCTGCTTTCGGCCGGGCGCAGCTACCTGTTCAATCAGGTGCTGGCTGCACGCGTCGCCGAAGGTAGCTGGGCGCAGGCCCAGGTCGGCGACCTGCTGGCGTTCACCGACAGCCGTAGCTTCTTCCCGGCGGGTGAAGCGGAATGTGCCGACCCGCGCCTGGCGATTCTCGACCTGCACCCGACCGGCCCGATGTGGGGCGAGGGCAATTCCCCGTCAGGCGGCGCAACCGCGCAGCTGGAGAATGCCGTTGGCGCGCGGCAGCCGGCACTTTGCCAGTGGTTGGCCCGGGCGGGCATGGATCACGAACGGCGTATTTTGCGGCTCCCTATTGGCGGCCTGACATGGCATTATCCCGAGCCTGATATCCTGCAACTGGAATTCGTCCTGCCGGCCGGATGCTTCGCCACCGTAGTGGTGCGCGAAGTCGTGGATCTGGTGTCGGCAGGGCAGACGGACAGCCCATGCGTATTCTGATTTCGAACGACGACGGTGTTACCGCACCTGGCATCGCCGCGCTGCACGCTGCGCTGGCGGATTACGCCGAGTGCGCGGTGATCGCCCCGGATCAAGACAAGAGCGGCGCCAGCAGTTCGCTGACGCTGGACCGGCCACTGCACCCGCAGACCCTGGCCAACGGCTTCATCAGCCTCAACGGCACACCGACCGACTGTGTGCACCTGGGGCTCAATGGGCTGTTGCCGGACGTGCCGGACATGGTCGTCTCGGGGATCAACCTCGGTGCCAACCTGGGTGATGACGTGCTGTACTCGGGCACGGTCGCCGCCGCGTTGGAAGGCCGTTTCCTTGGCGGCACGTCGCTGGCGTTTTCGCTGTTGTCGCGTCAGCCAGACAACCTGCCGACGGCGGCCTACATCGCCCGTCGCCTGGTCGAGGCACAGTCGCGTCTGGTGCTGCCGCCGCGTACCGTACTCAACGTCAACATCCCCAACCTGCCGCTGGAGCACATTCGTGGTATCCAGCTCACCCGCCTGGGGCACCGGGCACGGGCGGCGGCACCGACCAAGGTGGTCAACCCGCGCGGCAAGGAAGGCTACTGGATCGCCGTGGCCGGTGACGCCGAGGATGGCGGCCCGGGCACCGATTTCCATGCGGTGATGCAAGGTTTTGTATCGATCACGCCGCTGCAGCTCGACCGCACCTTCAATGATGCCTTCGAGCAGCTCGACGGTTGGCTGGAGGGCCTGCTCTGATGCGCGAGGACGATATGCTGCGGCGTGGCATCGGCATGACCTCCCAGCGTACCCGGGAGCGGCTGATCCAGCGCCTGTGCGAAGAGGGTGTATCGAACACCAAGGTGCTCGACGTGATCCGTCGTACCCCGCGTCATCTGTTTGTTGACGAGGCATTGGCGCATCGTGCCTACGAAGACACCGCGTTGCCGATCGGCCACAACCAGACCATTTC includes the following:
- the yeiG gene encoding S-formylglutathione hydrolase YeiG (*Name yeiG); protein product: MSLDNISCQKSFGGWHKRYRHHSKVLGCDMVFAVYLPPQAEQGEKLPVLYWLSGLTCTDENFMQKAGAQRMAAELGLIIVAPDTSPRGEQVPGDPDGAWDFGLGAGFYLNATQQPWAQHYRMHDYVVEELPALIEAHFPASGERSISGHSMGGHGALVCALRNPGRYRSVSAFSPISNPMDCPWGEKAFSRYLGEDRARWREWDASVLLAETPAGECPPLLVDQGDRDDFLEKQLKPEALEQAARKGGHEMTLRLQPGYDHSYYFIASFIEEHLRHHAVALGRG
- the ispF gene encoding 2-C-methyl-D-erythritol 2,4-cyclodiphosphate synthase (*Name ispF), which codes for MRIGHGYDVHRFCDGDFITLGGVRIPHKYGLLAHSDGDVLLHALSDALLGAAALGDIGKHFPDTDPQFKGADSRVLLRHVVGIVKAKGWKVGNVDATIVAQAPKMAPHIETMRQLIAEDLQVELDQVNVKATTTEKLGFTGREEGIAVHSVALLLPA
- the truD gene encoding tRNA pseudouridine synthase D (*Name truD); the encoded protein is MTELELLGPRASGEPLGTAVLKAVAEDFQVDEVLDIPLSGQGEHLWLWVEKRDLNTEEAARRLARAAGVPVRSISYAGLKDRQALTRQWFSLHLPGKADPDLSRAEDASLRVLKQVRHQRKLQRGAHSANGFTLRLTALAADHQAVDARLAQLKQHGVPNYFGTQRFGHGGGNVHDALDWAARSALPEQRNVRSRLLSAGRSYLFNQVLAARVAEGSWAQAQVGDLLAFTDSRSFFPAGEAECADPRLAILDLHPTGPMWGEGNSPSGGATAQLENAVGARQPALCQWLARAGMDHERRILRLPIGGLTWHYPEPDILQLEFVLPAGCFATVVVREVVDLVSAGQTDSPCVF
- the surE gene encoding 5'-nucleotidase SurE (*Name surE): MRILISNDDGVTAPGIAALHAALADYAECAVIAPDQDKSGASSSLTLDRPLHPQTLANGFISLNGTPTDCVHLGLNGLLPDVPDMVVSGINLGANLGDDVLYSGTVAAALEGRFLGGTSLAFSLLSRQPDNLPTAAYIARRLVEAQSRLVLPPRTVLNVNIPNLPLEHIRGIQLTRLGHRARAAAPTKVVNPRGKEGYWIAVAGDAEDGGPGTDFHAVMQGFVSITPLQLDRTFNDAFEQLDGWLEGLL